A stretch of the Glycine soja cultivar W05 chromosome 13, ASM419377v2, whole genome shotgun sequence genome encodes the following:
- the LOC114382599 gene encoding NADH dehydrogenase [ubiquinone] 1 alpha subcomplex subunit 9, mitochondrial, translated as MQTIARRLGQQSLRPSTSLKSIYPISDHHYGMDHERYVSTLATKGVGHLVRKGTGGRSSVSGIIATVFGATGFLGRYVVQQLAKMGSQVLVPFRGSEDNPRHLKLMGDLGQIVPMKYNPRDESSVKAVMAKANVVINLIGRDYETRNYSFEEVHYHMAEQLAKISKEHGGILRFIQVSCLGASPSSPSRMLRTKSAAEEMILRELPEATILKPAVMIGTEDRILNPWAHFAKKYGFLPLFGDGSTKIQPVYVIDVAAALTSLLKDDGTSMGKIYELGGPEIFTVHELADVMFDTIREWPRYVKVPFPIAKALATPREILLNKVPFPLPVPEILNLDKIQALTTDTVVSENALTFNDLGIVPHKLKGYPIEFLISYRKGGPQFGSTISERVTPDSWP; from the exons ATGCAGACCATTGCTAGGCGCTTAGGGCAGCAATCGCTGAGGCCATCGACGTCGCTCAAGTCCATCTATCCAATTTCCGATCACC ATTATGGAATGGATCACGAGCGTTACGTTTCTACCCTCGCCACCAAGGGAGTTGGTCACCTCGTTCGTAAGGGCACTGGTGGACGATCCTCCGTCAG TGGCATTATTGCTACAGTATTTGGGGCAACTGGATTCTTAGGTCGTTATGTTGTCCAACAACTTG CTAAAATGGGATCTCAAGTCCTAGTTCCTTTCCGAGGCTCTGAAGATAATCCCCGACATCTCAAATTGATGGGGGATTTGGGACAG ATTGTACCCATGAAATACAATCCAAGGGATGAAAGTTCAGTAAAAGCTGTGATGGCTAAGGCCAATGTTGTTATCAACCTTATTG GAAGGGATTATGAGACAAGAAACTACAGCTTTGAAGAAGTGCACTATCACATGGCTGAGCAACTAGCAAAG ATTTCCAAAGAGCATGGTGGTATCCTGAGATTTATTCAAGTTTCTTGTTTAGGTGCATCTCCTTCATCTCCATCTAGGATGCTCAGAACTAAATCAGCTGCTGAGGAAATGATTTTAAGGGAACTACCTGAG GCCACAATCTTGAAACCTGCTGTAATGATTGGTACAGAGGATCGGATTTTGAATCCATGGGCTCATTTTGCTAAAAAGTATGGCTTTCTTCCGTTGTTTGGAGATGGGAGCACAAA GATCCAACCTGTTTATGTTATTGATGTTGCTGCTGCACTCACTTCACTCTTGAAGGATGATGGCACTAGCATGGGAAAAATTTATGAACTGGGTGGTCCAGAGATCTTTACTGTGCATGAATTG GCAGACGTTATGTTTGATACAATTCGAGAATGGCCTCGATATGTGAAGGTGCCTTTCCCCATTGCAAAG GCATTGGCAACACCAAGAGAAATATTACTAAACAAGGTCCCCTTTCCACTACCTGTTCCTGAGATATTAAATCTGGATAAGATCCAGGCTTTGACTACAGATACCGTTGTTTCAGAAAATG CTTTGACTTTCAATGATCTTGGAATTGTTCCTCACAAGCTGAAGGGATACCCTATTGAGTTTCTTATCTCATATAGGAAAGGAGGCCCACAATTTGGTTCTACTATCAGTGAAAGGGTCACTCCAGATTCTTGGCCGTAA
- the LOC114382667 gene encoding xyloglucan galactosyltransferase MUR3-like, which translates to MRKRPDQMEKGAAAKNQNSRLCCLASLSAFFWFLLLYFHFVVLSGDDTNANSSRKNSYNNHVDLDHSTLSTTPVSVGYEPPPIHQVQASPRKIGLPDPDVRRSDADTDTPRAENIFPFMRAMRASENKSDPCGGRYIYVHDLPSRFNEDMLKECKSLSLWTNMCKFTTNAGLGPPLENAEGVFSNTGWYATNQFAVDVIFGNRMKQYECLTNDSSIAAAVFVPFYAGFDIARYLWGYNISMRDAASLDLVHWLMKRPEWSTMNGRDHFLVAGRITWDFRRLSEEESDWGNKLLFLPAAKNMSMLVVESSPWNANDFGIPYPTYFHPAKDADVFMWQDRMRQLDRKWLFSFAGAPRPGNPKSIRGQLIDQCRRSNVCKLLECDFGESKCHSPSSIMQMFQSSLFCLQPQGDSYTRRSAFDSMLAGCIPVFFHPGSAYTQYTWHLPKNYTKYSVFIPEDDIRKRNISIEERLSQIPPEQVKIMREEVISLIPRLVYADPRSKLETLKDAFDVAVQAVIDKVTNLRKDIIEGRTDDNFIEENSWKYALLPEGEHEVGPHEWDPFFSKPKDGSGDSNDSSAEVAKNSWKNERRNQS; encoded by the coding sequence ATGAGAAAGCGCCCTGACCAAATGGAAAAAGGGGCAGCAGCAAAGAACCAGAATTCCCGCCTTTGCTGTTTAGCATCCCTTTCTGCTTTCTTCTGGTTTTTGCTCctttacttccattttgtggTACTTTCAGGAGATGATACCAATGCCAATAGCAGTAGAAAGAATAGTTATAATAATCATGTTGATCTAGATCACTCAACCCTATCAACAACACCTGTTTCTGTTGGTTATGAACCTCCCCCAATCCATCAAGTGCAAGCCTCTCCTAGAAAGATTGGCTTACCTGATCCCGATGTGCGGCGGAGTGATGCTGACACTGACACCCCTCGCGCCGAgaatattttcccttttatgaGAGCAATGAGAGCTTCTGAAAACAAGAGTGATCCCTGTGGGGGGAGGTACATTTATGTGCATGACCTTCCCTCCAGGTTTAATGAGGATATGTTGAAGGAGTGCAAAAGTTTGAGTCTTTGGACTAATATGTGTAAGTTCACCACCAATGCTGGCCTTGGTCCGCCCCTTGAGAATGCTGAAGGGGTGTTCTCTAATACTGGCTGGTATGCTACTAATCAGTTTGCTGTTGATGTGATATTTGGCAACCGGATGAAGCAGTATGAGTGCTTGACAAATGATTCCTCCATTGCTGCTGCGGTTTTTGTGCCCTTTTATGCTGGATTTGACATAGCACGTTATCTTTGGGGTTATAATATTTCAATGAGGGATGCTGCTTCGCTTGATCTGGTTCACTGGCTCATGAAGAGGCCAGAGTGGAGCACAATGAATGGAAGAGACCATTTTCTTGTTGCGGGAAGGATAACATGGGATTTCAGGAGACTATCTGAGGAAGAATCGGATTGGGGCAATAAGCTTCTGTTTTTACCAGCAGCAAAGAATATGTCAATGCTTGTGGTTGAGTCCAGCCCTTGGAATGCAAATGATTTTGGAATTCCGTATCCTACATACTTCCACCCTGCAAAGGATGCTGATGTGTTCATGTGGCAAGATAGAATGAGGCAACTAGATAGGAAGTGGCTTTTCTCCTTTGCTGGTGCTCCCCGTCCTGGCAACCCCAAATCAATCAGGGGTCAGTTAATTGATCAATGCAGAAGGTCAAATGTTTGTAAGCTGTTGGAATGCGACTTTGGCGAAAGCAAATGTCATTCTCCCAGCAGCATAATGCAGATGTTTCAAAGCTCACTTTTCTGCTTGCAACCCCAGGGTGATTCGTACACGCGAAGATCTGCTTTTGATTCAATGTTGGCTGGTTGTATACCTGTTTTCTTCCATCCTGGCTCAGCATATACACAATATACTTGGCATCTTCCCAAGAATTACACTAAGTATTCTGTCTTCATTCCAGAGGATGATATCCGCAAGAGGAATATCAgtatagaggaaaggcttagTCAGATACCTCCTGAGCAGGTGAAGATCATGAGAGAAGAGGTCATTAGTCTCATTCCAAGACTAGTATATGCTGATCCTCGCTCCAAATTAGAAACTCTTAAAGATGCATTTGATGTTGCGGTGCAAGCAGTAATTGACAAGGTTACAAATTTGAGGAAGGATATTATTGAAGGTCGCACAGATGACAACTTCATTGAGGAGAACAGTTGGAAATATGCTTTGTTGCCTGAGGGAGAGCATGAGGTAGGACCTCATGAATGGGATCCTTTCTTCTCCAAACCAAAGGATGGTAGTGGAGATTCCAATGATTCATCTGCTGAAGTTGCAAAAAATTCTTGGAAGAATGAGCGAAGAAATCAATCATGA